From Nitrososphaerales archaeon, one genomic window encodes:
- a CDS encoding NADP-dependent malic enzyme: MARPKVKDEASRKALVYSRYYGGKVGTAPKVPVRSLDDFSIWYTPGVGAVSKAIEARPELSFEYTNRWNTIAIATDGTRVLGLGKVGPEAALPVMEGKALIYKFLGGVDAYPLPIRAADEEQFIATVKALEPSLGGVNLEDIESPKCFEILDTLRAEMHIPVWHDDQQGTAGVILAALFNALELTGRKLRETRIVLFGAGAANVAAARLLAEAGCDLADLIVIDSKGILYPEREDIDTLLLRNKWKYELAIKTNGGGVKGGLKEALDGADVLVAAAGQGPTLIKKSEVARMNKHAIAFLLANPVPEMWPSDALAAGAEIVATGRSDFPNQVNNSLLFPAIFRGALDVRAKTITDSMVIAAARELASFAKEKGISSRRILPTMLDWEVYPRVAAALGVQAQRDGQARRKASKKQLLRDATLMIGQSRKAMQALMKSGVIGEPPE, encoded by the coding sequence ATGGCTAGGCCGAAAGTGAAGGATGAGGCGTCGCGCAAGGCGCTGGTCTACTCACGCTACTACGGGGGGAAAGTAGGCACCGCCCCCAAGGTGCCCGTCCGTTCCCTGGATGATTTCTCGATCTGGTATACGCCCGGAGTGGGAGCCGTGTCGAAGGCAATCGAGGCAAGACCAGAGCTTTCGTTCGAATACACCAACCGCTGGAACACAATTGCAATCGCTACCGACGGGACCAGGGTCCTAGGCCTCGGAAAGGTCGGCCCGGAGGCCGCACTGCCAGTCATGGAGGGGAAGGCGCTGATCTACAAATTCCTGGGCGGAGTCGACGCGTACCCTCTCCCGATAAGGGCGGCCGACGAAGAACAGTTCATCGCGACTGTGAAGGCTCTGGAACCTTCCCTCGGCGGCGTCAACCTGGAGGACATAGAATCGCCGAAGTGCTTTGAAATCCTTGACACCCTGCGAGCGGAGATGCACATCCCAGTGTGGCACGACGACCAGCAGGGCACTGCGGGCGTCATACTGGCCGCCCTCTTCAACGCCCTCGAGCTGACCGGCAGGAAGCTGAGGGAGACGAGGATTGTCCTCTTCGGCGCGGGCGCTGCAAACGTTGCGGCAGCCAGGCTTCTGGCAGAGGCAGGATGCGACCTGGCGGACCTGATCGTCATCGACTCGAAGGGCATCCTGTATCCAGAGAGAGAAGACATTGACACTCTGCTCCTGCGGAACAAGTGGAAGTACGAGCTGGCCATCAAAACAAACGGCGGCGGGGTGAAGGGAGGCCTGAAGGAGGCTCTCGACGGGGCCGATGTCCTCGTGGCCGCAGCTGGGCAGGGCCCTACCCTCATCAAGAAGAGTGAGGTGGCGCGTATGAACAAACACGCCATCGCATTCCTGCTGGCGAACCCGGTGCCAGAGATGTGGCCTTCGGACGCTCTCGCAGCCGGGGCTGAGATAGTCGCAACCGGAAGGTCAGACTTTCCCAACCAGGTCAACAACAGTCTCCTCTTCCCTGCAATCTTCAGGGGCGCACTCGACGTAAGGGCGAAGACGATAACTGACTCGATGGTCATCGCTGCGGCCAGGGAACTCGCTAGCTTCGCGAAGGAGAAGGGGATTAGCAGCAGGCGCATCCTCCCGACCATGCTAGACTGGGAGGTGTACCCAAGGGTCGCGGCTGCCCTCGGCGTACAGGCCCAACGGGATGGGCAAGCGAGACGGAAAGCATCGAAGAAGCAGCTCCTCCGTGATGCGACGTTGATGATTGGTCAGTCGCGGAAGGCGATGCAGGCCCTGATGAAGAGCGGTGTCATAGGTGAGCCCCCTGAGTAA
- a CDS encoding CBS domain-containing protein: MELRKSLEDRVSDYASKDYVSISIGDTIAAAASAMQKAGSGEAVVVQNGEPIGIVTERDILYKVVAAGRDPSKVQAREVMSAPVEGIDEEARVAEAIAKMTRLGVRRLVVRRGNKIVGMITQKRIVSGGAQKHVDLPELVTPKGIRCPYCDAIVKDAQELSKHIDQLHVGEGLLKGDRRKW, encoded by the coding sequence ATGGAACTGCGCAAGTCGCTCGAGGACCGCGTCTCGGACTACGCTTCGAAGGACTACGTCAGTATCTCGATAGGCGACACCATAGCGGCTGCGGCCAGCGCCATGCAGAAGGCCGGTTCAGGGGAAGCTGTCGTAGTCCAAAACGGCGAACCGATAGGAATTGTCACTGAGAGGGACATCCTCTACAAGGTTGTGGCCGCGGGCCGCGACCCGTCCAAGGTCCAGGCTCGCGAGGTTATGAGCGCTCCGGTGGAGGGAATCGACGAGGAAGCGCGGGTCGCAGAGGCCATAGCGAAGATGACCAGGCTCGGAGTCAGGCGCCTCGTAGTCAGAAGGGGGAACAAGATTGTCGGCATGATCACCCAGAAGAGGATCGTCTCCGGCGGCGCACAGAAGCACGTCGACCTGCCCGAGCTCGTCACGCCCAAGGGCATCAGGTGCCCCTACTGTGACGCTATCGTGAAAGACGCCCAGGAACTCTCGAAGCACATCGACCAGCTCCACGTGGGAGAGGGCCTGCTGAAGGGCGACAGACGAAAGTGGTGA
- a CDS encoding GNAT family N-acetyltransferase, producing MAPVKIRRGTERDVGSAADLIVRTKRLNNEFDPLFMVVEDSRERAEKYVSDSLRSPEVLLLVATRGEKVVGVLRAQLRNRVFYHPTREGHITDFYVLPEFRRKTLGNDMLEKVSEQLKRMGAEMITAEVPSQNEIAVRFYTKRGFRSLMQVFAGRSQ from the coding sequence GTGGCACCAGTCAAGATACGCAGGGGGACGGAGCGCGATGTCGGTTCAGCCGCAGACCTCATCGTCAGGACGAAAAGGCTGAACAACGAGTTCGACCCCTTATTCATGGTCGTCGAGGATTCTAGGGAGCGAGCAGAGAAGTACGTCTCCGACTCGTTAAGGTCTCCCGAGGTTCTCCTCCTAGTCGCCACCCGAGGCGAGAAGGTGGTCGGTGTTCTCAGGGCACAGTTGAGGAATAGAGTCTTCTATCACCCGACAAGGGAAGGACACATCACGGACTTCTACGTACTTCCCGAGTTCAGGCGTAAGACACTGGGTAACGACATGTTGGAGAAGGTCTCTGAACAGCTCAAGAGGATGGGCGCAGAGATGATCACGGCAGAGGTCCCCTCTCAGAACGAGATAGCGGTGAGATTCTACACTAAGCGCGGATTTCGTTCGTTGATGCAGGTGTTCGCCGGCCGGTCTCAATAG
- a CDS encoding M20/M25/M40 family metallo-hydrolase — protein MNPVDEKFTRYVHDNMPKFAKDVMRLVSQPSVSAKKVGINDCAKLVEEMLKEIGAKTRVLELEGAAPLVYGEIKSTKSNKTVLFYNHYDVQPEEPLELWKSPPFKPEVREGMIFGRGAADDKGEMVSRLKLVETYMKLHGEPPCNVKFCFEGEEEVGSVHLHEYLSGNRDLFKADAVFWEFGETDLTGRPNVSLGMKGMIYLEFILKSLEADQHSSTAAVLPSAPWRLVRLLNLIKDENERILVPGWYDAVENLTDEEVGLINESIFDEKEYLTSHGAKSFLGDMSVLQVKKALVQRPTANIAGIWAGYQGPGSKTVLPKEIHCKMDFRLVPNQDPQDLLDKLRRYLAEKGFGDVEIELESMEPAARTGSKDPLARAALKAGEEVWGKKPNVEVSSPGTGPLYLFTRDYKASAISIGVSSTDSGMHGPNEHVRLDYFEKGILWFARTLDYYLA, from the coding sequence ATGAATCCCGTGGACGAGAAGTTCACAAGGTACGTTCACGACAACATGCCGAAGTTCGCCAAGGACGTGATGCGCCTCGTCTCTCAGCCAAGCGTGTCGGCGAAGAAGGTCGGGATCAACGACTGCGCCAAGCTGGTGGAGGAGATGTTGAAGGAGATAGGGGCGAAGACAAGAGTGCTTGAGTTGGAGGGGGCAGCCCCGCTCGTCTACGGAGAGATCAAGTCGACCAAGTCCAACAAGACTGTTCTGTTCTACAACCACTACGACGTCCAGCCGGAGGAGCCGCTCGAGCTCTGGAAGTCTCCGCCGTTCAAGCCCGAGGTGCGAGAGGGCATGATCTTTGGAAGGGGGGCAGCTGACGACAAGGGCGAGATGGTTTCCAGGCTGAAGCTCGTGGAGACATACATGAAGCTACACGGAGAGCCACCATGTAATGTGAAGTTCTGTTTCGAGGGTGAGGAAGAGGTCGGGAGCGTCCACCTCCACGAATACCTCTCCGGGAACCGCGACCTGTTCAAGGCCGACGCCGTGTTCTGGGAGTTCGGGGAGACGGACCTGACAGGTAGGCCGAACGTGTCGCTCGGCATGAAGGGGATGATTTACCTGGAGTTCATCCTGAAGAGCCTCGAGGCGGACCAGCACAGCAGCACAGCCGCAGTCCTTCCAAGCGCACCGTGGAGGCTCGTAAGACTGCTGAACCTGATCAAGGACGAGAACGAGAGGATACTTGTGCCAGGCTGGTACGACGCTGTCGAGAATCTCACAGACGAGGAGGTCGGATTAATCAACGAGTCTATCTTCGATGAGAAGGAGTACTTGACCTCTCACGGCGCGAAGTCGTTCTTGGGCGACATGTCCGTTCTTCAGGTGAAGAAGGCGCTCGTCCAGAGACCTACTGCGAACATTGCGGGAATCTGGGCTGGATACCAAGGGCCTGGGTCAAAGACTGTCCTCCCGAAGGAGATTCACTGTAAGATGGACTTCCGCCTAGTGCCGAACCAAGACCCGCAAGACTTGCTCGACAAGCTGAGGAGATACCTGGCAGAGAAGGGATTCGGCGACGTGGAGATTGAGCTGGAAAGCATGGAGCCGGCGGCCAGGACCGGCTCGAAGGACCCCCTCGCGAGGGCAGCGCTCAAGGCTGGAGAGGAGGTGTGGGGGAAGAAGCCAAACGTCGAGGTCTCGTCGCCTGGGACTGGTCCGCTCTACCTCTTCACGCGGGACTACAAGGCCTCGGCCATCTCGATAGGGGTGTCGAGCACGGACAGCGGGATGCACGGCCCCAACGAGCACGTGCGCCTGGACTACTTCGAGAAAGGAATCCTCTGGTTCGCGCGCACTCTCGACTACTATCTGGCCTAG
- a CDS encoding transposase: MKSAFRFRLYPNRKQGRKLVRMVEAGRQLWNDALAHRKRRWEEKRLSTSYSQQCWILTAERRTDPLLGELYSQAGQEILHRLDRAFEAFFEHRARYPRFKRFSESGSFTYPQAYKGSVKPDAVRKRLFLSKVGNVKAVFHRELPSTRKKLKTCTVVREPNGEWYASLVYEDDEEAPQLLTKIASPVGVDLGLKSLIATTDGVKISHPQFLRKAEKRLKRLQRELSRRQNNSQNRDKMRRLFAVQSSKVSRQRADFNHKVSAELVRKHDLIAFEDLKVRNMVRNHALAKSINDAAWNQLRLLTEYKSKRAGRLTVKVPPARSTQECYFCGTLNQVPLSVRTFDCRGCNRTLDRDFNAAWIVLKRGLAQVGQDMPELTPVENGPLPVPTTGRASPVEEAGTIRGEDHATQQELTAGSSRPRSWEDVTTFVCRPSAGPLPRGAGRCASRVPGRLSR, encoded by the coding sequence ATGAAGTCAGCGTTCCGATTCCGGCTGTATCCGAACCGCAAGCAGGGGCGGAAGTTGGTGAGGATGGTCGAGGCCGGGCGGCAGCTCTGGAACGACGCCCTCGCCCACAGGAAGCGCCGCTGGGAGGAGAAGCGGCTCTCCACCTCATACAGCCAGCAGTGCTGGATACTGACGGCCGAGAGGAGGACCGACCCGCTGCTGGGGGAGCTCTACTCGCAGGCGGGACAGGAGATTCTCCACCGACTGGACAGAGCGTTTGAAGCGTTCTTCGAGCACAGGGCTAGATATCCAAGGTTCAAGAGGTTCTCCGAGTCAGGGTCCTTCACCTATCCCCAGGCGTACAAAGGGTCGGTGAAGCCGGACGCGGTCCGGAAGAGGCTCTTTCTCTCAAAGGTCGGGAACGTCAAGGCGGTCTTCCATAGAGAATTGCCCTCCACACGCAAGAAGCTGAAGACCTGCACCGTCGTCAGAGAACCGAACGGCGAGTGGTACGCCTCTTTGGTGTATGAGGACGACGAAGAAGCGCCGCAACTGCTGACGAAGATTGCATCGCCCGTCGGGGTAGACCTTGGGCTGAAGTCGCTGATAGCGACCACAGACGGGGTGAAGATTTCGCACCCACAGTTCCTCAGGAAGGCAGAGAAGCGGCTGAAGCGCCTCCAGCGGGAGCTCTCCAGGAGGCAGAACAACTCGCAGAACAGGGACAAGATGCGCAGACTGTTTGCGGTCCAGTCGTCGAAGGTCTCGAGACAGCGCGCGGACTTCAACCACAAGGTGAGCGCCGAGCTGGTGCGGAAGCACGACCTGATCGCGTTCGAGGACCTGAAGGTCAGGAACATGGTCAGGAACCACGCCCTGGCCAAGTCAATCAACGACGCCGCATGGAACCAGTTGAGGCTGCTCACCGAATACAAATCGAAGAGAGCGGGGAGGCTCACGGTCAAGGTTCCGCCAGCCCGTTCCACTCAGGAATGCTACTTCTGTGGGACCCTGAACCAGGTTCCTCTCAGCGTCCGCACCTTTGACTGCCGGGGTTGCAATCGAACGCTGGACCGCGACTTCAACGCGGCCTGGATTGTGCTGAAGCGAGGACTCGCTCAGGTAGGGCAGGACATGCCCGAACTCACGCCTGTGGAGAATGGACCTCTACCCGTCCCGACTACGGGACGCGCAAGCCCGGTCGAGGAAGCAGGAACTATACGCGGCGAGGATCATGCCACCCAGCAAGAGCTCACCGCTGGAAGCTCACGACCTCGGTCGTGGGAGGATGTCACCACTTTCGTCTGTCGCCCTTCAGCAGGCCCTCTCCCACGTGGAGCTGGTCGATGTGCTTCGAGAGTTCCTGGGCGTCTTTCACGATAG
- a CDS encoding HAD-IC family P-type ATPase, translating to MGASGTVGGANVKVGRRDYAGVPSPWEFDEQISGLLAQGNTVVFVSAGGEKGAIAVGDAVKADAEEAVKAFGELGISLLMLTGDDEETALAVASRVGISQVRARLLPGEKESVVAELQRQGRKVAMVGDGVNDAPALANADLGIAIGSGTDVAKETGGVVLIGNRLTGAVGAIRVGRATLAKIKQNLLWAFGYNALLIPVAAGALIPFYGVGIYSFLPFLAGVAMASSSASVVAN from the coding sequence ATGGGTGCCTCGGGGACTGTAGGCGGAGCTAACGTGAAGGTGGGGAGGAGAGACTACGCAGGCGTACCGTCGCCGTGGGAGTTCGACGAGCAGATTTCGGGGCTACTCGCGCAGGGGAACACGGTCGTGTTCGTCTCGGCCGGTGGAGAGAAGGGCGCGATAGCCGTTGGGGATGCTGTGAAAGCGGACGCTGAGGAGGCGGTGAAGGCCTTCGGGGAGTTGGGTATCTCACTGTTGATGCTGACGGGAGACGACGAGGAGACCGCACTCGCAGTAGCCAGCCGCGTGGGGATCTCACAGGTGCGCGCGAGGCTGCTGCCGGGCGAGAAGGAGTCAGTGGTAGCCGAGCTGCAGAGGCAAGGGAGGAAGGTGGCAATGGTCGGAGACGGAGTCAACGATGCACCAGCACTGGCGAACGCAGACCTTGGCATCGCTATAGGCAGCGGGACGGATGTGGCAAAGGAGACCGGAGGCGTCGTCCTCATCGGCAATAGGTTGACGGGCGCTGTCGGCGCGATTCGGGTCGGCAGGGCTACGCTGGCCAAGATCAAGCAGAACCTCCTGTGGGCGTTCGGGTACAACGCGCTGTTGATTCCCGTGGCCGCGGGGGCGCTCATACCGTTCTACGGTGTGGGAATCTACTCGTTCCTGCCGTTCCTTGCAGGCGTGGCAATGGCCTCGAGCTCCGCTTCGGTGGTGGCCAACTAA